The Juglans regia cultivar Chandler chromosome 1, Walnut 2.0, whole genome shotgun sequence nucleotide sequence taaaagaactttacaatttgacaaaccacatcagtttgtggatttatttttgtgtaatcactttgtggCTAGAGTATTTCTCTAAAATTATACTATTGGATAATTCTTTTGAGGCTTTGACTAATGTGATTCATTCTTTTAAGAACTGGCTTACGGCAAGTAATAGTTGGCACACAGATCTATGTAATTGGTAGACATTTTTGTGTGAATGACTTGGGGGGATCCttcttctcaaatttcttttttatcaaaaaaactATTACCATTATTAAAGTGCTAATTGTAGAAAAACATTTCGAGCAAGATTGCTCGGGGTTTTTCGTTGTTCATTCACTTCTTACAACAACTTTGCTGCCAGTTCATTTTCGAAAGGAAACCGCCTTCATTGTATCTCTTTTTGGCTCCCTCACTGATCCTTTGTAACACTTAGAAATggtatttgtaattttaaaatgtgtaagagcactcccaatggattcttcatcatattctttaaaatacatcatcaaaactcactttttctattatacataatgacttttacaatatatcatatatcaacttatctattttttctttatatcatttaaatattatacttttaatattttttattcatttcaaatattttctttaactattaatgATATCCtcatttcttttgatatttgcaatatatctccatatacaatgtcatataattatgttctattttaaattaatctaaatttataagctaaaccaaaatataaattaattcaaacaataaaaagaatagaatatagaatgaaaataaaaaacagcaaATTGTGATCGATGGAAGACGAGCGAGCAGACCCCATCTGTGAAGAAGGGAAGACGCGCGAAATAAACAGATAGGCTGAAatggattaaaataaaataaagtgaatTTCGGTAGTGGAGAAGAAAGTACACATATGAgagagaaatgattttaaaatgatatgCAATGGTGAACAGTGCAAACTAAATGTAGTGGTAATACTGTAGCAAACTGGAAATTATAGATGAAATATATCATCTGTTGGACAACACTTTTAGactaatttcttaaaattttagagaaatatAGGTTCTACATAATTTATTGGGAGTGCTTTAAGTCTAAcgtactttttaaaaaatgtagatagatttaaaacttacatgaaaaaattatatttttaataacagattccacttttttttttaaaaaaaataaatcttatatactTTAAAACTGTAGCAACATTACTCCACCTCAATATATCACAAATACACAAGTCAAGTTAAAAGGAAGGAATCTTGAATTGTCACCATTACAGTACGAGGGAAGCTGCTGGCAATTCAGAAGATTTATAATTTGGTtgaatttgtaagtttattctGTGAATtgctaaaacatttttcaatggataaatattgtaaattatctttatatattaaaataaattttagggAGTTCTCCAAGGAGTCCAGGTTCGATTGCAGCCTACAAGAACAAAATCCTACAAAAGTGCCCTAGTACAGGTTGTAAATCCACTGTAGCCAAGGCCCGGCCCAATGCAACCCCTCCGTCCTTAGGTAGAACGAAGCAAACGGTGTAGAAGATACAGCTCTCCCTTGCGCTGCCACTGCTCTACCCCCATCGTCAGCTCATCACCACCGCCTCTCGAAAACCCGTATACACAGTAAAacgaagaagagaaatagaaaaCATGGGAAGCAGATTGGGAAGACGAGTGGTCCACATGGCCAACCTACCAATCAAGCTGCTAATGCCCAGCACCTTCACCAACATCCAAGAGATCGCCCTCAAGACCATCCCTTCAGCCTCCAAGATCGAAATCAAGCGCGTCCTTGAGTCTCTTTACGGCTTCGAGGTCGAGAAGGTCCGCACCCTTAACATGgagggaaagaagaagaaacgtGGCGGCCTGTTGATCGCAAAACCCGACTACAAAAAGGCATACGTGACTCTGAGAAACCCGCTCTCCATCTCGCCGGAGATGTACCCGATTCGGATAATCGAGGAGGATAAGCGGCAGATGAACAGGCAGTCCAAGTCGAGCGTCGTCGAGGAGGGCGAGGGGAAGAGACACTGGCTCGATGAGAAGGCTAGGGCCGAGAAAGCGGGTGAGAGATTTGGCAATCGAGGTCGTACCGGCCAGCGGGGCGACGTGGCCAAGTTTCCGTGGAGCAGTATGAGGTCTGCTGCTAGTTCGAGGTAGAATGTTGTGAAAggttatattttgtatgtttttatggTTCTGTTGAGGTTAATGGTCAATGTGATGGTGGTCGTTTAAtggtttttaatttgtgaatCCTTTCATAGATTAGAATAAGAAACTTATTTAAGGCTAAGAAGAGTTAGAAAAGCCTTTAGATGGATCGTGGAGCATTGAGATTTTGATGAAGAGAAATTTGCTTTTGATATTGATGCCAAATTGTTGAAACATGCGTGCTTGGTGCTTCTCTCAGAGTTTTTGCTAACGGAACATGCATGCTTGTGTAGTATGCATTAAAAGTGGGTGATATTGAAGATTGAAGAGTGTAAGCCATTTGCAATTCCTaacattttatcaaattctacGGCATTATCAGGAGATAAGCTCATGACGAAAAcagaaaaatacataatttgaacttaattttgaaatttactcTTGAACAGATCGAACATTTTGCTTGATATGTAACCAATGCTACCAATGTAGCATTAAATCTGGAAATAGTATATGACCAAAATTATgatcttcttttcttcattgTCTATCCGATTTTATGTGCATCTGCTATATTTTTTTGCGACTGGGCAAGCAATATAAGGCAGATAATCATCTTTCTCTACTCCTTGCATAAAGAAACCCACTGAATCTGGAATTGGAGTATGCATAATCCTCACAAGCCTTTTGATGTTCTTAGCATCTATGGTACAGGATGTTTGATGGTAGACAATTTATGAGAGGGATAGCCTTCGTCTGAAGGCTTTGGGTCTCAGCTGTCCATCTCTAGTTTCATCCCCATCTTTTGCTTGGAAAGAGTTTTTTATCTTCCTCCAACTGGAACTCCAACCTGATACACTCTTTTGCTTGTGGCTTCGATTTTCATACTCCCGTTGTAGATCAGAGTAGTCACTCTGCAACTCTGCCATTGTCATCTTTACTATTTCAAGCTCTGCCTTGAGAGTCTTGATCTCTGTGTCTGTAGATGACTGGTTTCCCGCCTGTTCGGTGATATTGCCACTTGGTGCTGGCTCCTTCTCTACCATTGCTGCCCTCATCTTTACTTGCTCTGAAAAGAGCACCTGCATGGCTCATCTTTCTTCCTCATATGAGACATGTTAAGTTTGATACATTGAGCTCATGAGCTTTATATATGTTGAGTGCCTATATGACCAGACCTTTTTTTTTGGATTGCATCTTTTATATCTGATATGTCTGCAGGGTGCTTTGCTTTTGGCATGCTTTCTTGTAACAGCTATAGATTGTTGTATGGCAGAACTAGAGAACCGTAATGATCACCTTTTTATGAGGTATTGAAATTCATCTTAGACTTTTGTAATTATGCCATTTATCAGAGGTGTCTTCTATACTACGTATCTCTGAAGGATTGTTGGCATTACTTTGTAGGAGTGATGATATTTGGCctgatgataattttttatctaacgCTAGTTCTTGGTATCTAGTCTGCTCCTTTTGTCAATTGACGAAATAGCTTATTTCAAAACCAATTAATCAATATTTTGTAGGATGTAAAAGATTAACTATAATGAATTAATGAAATACATATGAGTGTTATGCAAGTAAAGATCTAGAATTCATAAAAACTATACCTGGAC carries:
- the LOC109010624 gene encoding uncharacterized protein LOC109010624, producing MGSRLGRRVVHMANLPIKLLMPSTFTNIQEIALKTIPSASKIEIKRVLESLYGFEVEKVRTLNMEGKKKKRGGLLIAKPDYKKAYVTLRNPLSISPEMYPIRIIEEDKRQMNRQSKSSVVEEGEGKRHWLDEKARAEKAGERFGNRGRTGQRGDVAKFPWSSMRSAASSR